The following are from one region of the Amycolatopsis sp. QT-25 genome:
- the nucS gene encoding endonuclease NucS, giving the protein MRLVIARCQVDYAGRLTAHLPMATRLLLVKADGSVSVHSDDRAYKPLNWMSPPCWLIEDGKLWIVENKQGEKLVITIDEIFHDHAEELGAEPGLRKDGVEAHLQELLAEHIKTLGDGYTLVRREFPTAIGPVDIMARDADGASVAVEIKRRGEIDGVEQLTRYLELLNRDPLLAPVQGVFAAQIIKPQARVLAEDRGIRCLTLDYDALRGIESDEFRLF; this is encoded by the coding sequence GTGCGCCTTGTGATCGCTCGCTGCCAGGTCGACTACGCCGGCCGTCTGACCGCCCATCTGCCGATGGCCACCCGGCTGCTGCTCGTGAAGGCCGACGGCTCGGTGTCCGTGCACTCGGACGACCGCGCCTACAAGCCGTTGAACTGGATGAGCCCGCCGTGCTGGCTGATCGAGGACGGCAAGCTGTGGATCGTCGAGAACAAGCAGGGAGAGAAGCTCGTCATCACCATCGACGAGATCTTCCACGATCACGCTGAGGAACTCGGCGCGGAACCGGGACTGCGGAAGGACGGCGTCGAGGCCCACCTGCAGGAACTGCTCGCCGAGCACATCAAGACCCTCGGCGACGGCTACACCCTGGTGCGACGGGAATTCCCGACCGCGATCGGCCCGGTCGACATCATGGCCCGCGACGCCGACGGTGCCAGCGTCGCCGTCGAGATCAAGCGGCGCGGCGAGATCGACGGCGTCGAGCAGTTGACGCGGTACCTCGAACTGCTCAACCGCGACCCGCTGCTGGCGCCGGTGCAGGGCGTCTTCGCGGCGCAGATCATCAAGCCGCAGGCGCGGGTGCTGGCCGAGGACCGCGGTATCCGATGCCTCACGCTGGACTACGACGCTTTGCGCGGCATCGAGTCGGACGAGTTCCGCCTCTTCTGA
- the ehuD gene encoding ectoine/hydroxyectoine ABC transporter permease subunit EhuD, whose amino-acid sequence MDWSWEAAYDSIPLLLKGLLVTVEITLLASAVAYALGLMFALIRRTGIPVLSQAVTLFIEFVRSTPLLIQVFAIFYLVPPLTGFTMSPFVTGVVALGVHYATYAAEVYRAGIEAVPRGQWEAATALNLPRSRVWTAVVLPQAVPRVVPALGNYTISLFKEVPLLLGIGVLDVLNRAKEVGAETFRVVEPYTLAGVLFLLVSLPASILVRRLERRAAHG is encoded by the coding sequence ATGGACTGGAGCTGGGAAGCGGCTTACGACTCGATTCCTTTGCTGCTGAAGGGGCTTCTGGTCACCGTCGAGATCACGCTGCTCGCCTCGGCCGTCGCGTACGCGCTCGGGCTGATGTTCGCGCTGATCCGCCGCACGGGCATTCCCGTGTTGTCGCAGGCGGTCACGCTGTTCATCGAGTTCGTCCGCAGCACTCCGTTGCTGATCCAGGTGTTCGCGATCTTCTACCTGGTGCCACCGCTGACGGGGTTCACGATGTCGCCGTTCGTCACCGGTGTCGTGGCGCTCGGCGTGCACTACGCGACCTACGCGGCGGAGGTCTACCGGGCCGGGATCGAAGCCGTCCCGAGAGGACAGTGGGAGGCCGCGACCGCGCTGAACCTGCCGCGGTCACGGGTGTGGACGGCCGTGGTCCTGCCGCAGGCGGTGCCGCGAGTGGTGCCCGCGTTGGGCAACTACACGATCTCGTTGTTCAAGGAAGTCCCGCTGCTGCTGGGGATCGGCGTCCTCGACGTGCTCAACCGGGCGAAAGAGGTCGGCGCCGAAACGTTCCGCGTCGTCGAGCCGTACACCCTGGCCGGGGTGCTGTTCCTGCTGGTGAGCCTGCCGGCTTCGATTCTGGTGAGAAGGTTGGAGCGTCGTGCCGCCCACGGTTGA
- the ehuB gene encoding ectoine/hydroxyectoine ABC transporter substrate-binding protein EhuB gives MAHGEWSRREFFRRSAVLGAVTIGGPVLSSACTSTGSGDVLQSAKDAKKIKIGIANEAPYGFTDQSGKVTGEAPEVARAVFKAMNIDGVEAEAVSFDQLIPGLNARKYDIVAAGMNIKKERCDAAAFSIPDYSALTALLVPEGNPRQVLKFEDIAAKKVKVAVLSAAVEKGYAADSGVAEDQIVTLDSQDNMLRAVTDGRVYCAALTDISLKDVLSKNPGAAAEVTPGFDPIKDGKPVVSAGAFVFRKDDNPLREAFDTELKKLQDSGEWTRIVTPFGFSAANLPKPDVTTEKLCAV, from the coding sequence ATGGCGCACGGCGAATGGTCGAGGCGAGAATTCTTCCGGCGGTCGGCTGTTCTGGGCGCGGTGACGATCGGCGGCCCGGTTCTGTCGTCCGCGTGTACGTCGACCGGCTCGGGGGACGTACTGCAATCGGCCAAGGACGCGAAGAAGATCAAAATCGGAATCGCGAACGAAGCGCCCTACGGTTTCACGGACCAGAGCGGCAAGGTCACCGGGGAAGCCCCCGAAGTCGCCCGAGCCGTCTTCAAGGCCATGAACATCGACGGCGTGGAAGCCGAAGCGGTCTCCTTCGACCAGTTGATCCCCGGGCTCAACGCCAGGAAGTACGACATCGTCGCGGCGGGGATGAACATCAAGAAGGAGCGGTGCGACGCGGCGGCCTTCTCGATCCCCGACTACTCGGCGCTGACCGCTTTGCTGGTACCCGAGGGAAATCCGCGGCAGGTGCTGAAGTTCGAGGACATCGCGGCCAAGAAGGTCAAGGTCGCCGTGCTCTCGGCGGCCGTGGAGAAGGGGTACGCCGCCGACTCCGGTGTCGCCGAGGACCAGATCGTCACGCTCGATTCGCAGGACAACATGCTTCGCGCGGTCACCGACGGCCGGGTCTACTGCGCCGCGCTCACCGACATCTCCCTCAAGGACGTGCTGAGCAAGAATCCGGGCGCGGCGGCCGAGGTCACCCCCGGCTTCGATCCGATCAAGGACGGCAAGCCGGTCGTTTCCGCCGGCGCCTTCGTCTTCCGCAAGGACGACAACCCCTTGCGCGAGGCCTTCGACACCGAACTCAAGAAGCTGCAGGACAGTGGCGAATGGACCAGGATCGTGACGCCGTTCGGCTTCTCGGCGGCCAACCTGCCGAAGCCCGACGTCACCACCGAGAAACTCTGCGCGGTGTGA
- a CDS encoding helix-turn-helix domain-containing protein: protein MRTVGVLLLPGSRSFDLGVLGEVWGVDRTDSGIGPFEVRLCASGRGRIATHPFGRVEATQGLSGLAGCDLVLVPGRVDPHAEVPAAAVAALRGAHRAGITVASLCSGAFTLAAAGLLDGRSVTTHWRLLDDLEAAAPDAVVQRDVLFTDEGGVLTSAGVVGGLDLCLHLVRREHGAEIAAALARRLVMPPAREGGQRQYVDNPLPPKPSRPSVSSTMDWALARIADDIGVDDLVVHAGLSERTFHREFAAATGVTPGRWLRAQRVRLARRLLETTDLPVERVARRSGLGTAANLRRRLRADVGVGPDSYRRTFRSVTVEAWPGTSTSS, encoded by the coding sequence ATGAGAACCGTGGGTGTGCTCCTCTTGCCGGGCAGCCGGTCCTTCGATCTGGGCGTGCTCGGCGAGGTCTGGGGCGTGGACCGCACCGACAGCGGCATCGGCCCGTTCGAGGTCCGGCTCTGCGCGTCCGGCCGCGGCCGGATCGCCACCCACCCGTTCGGCCGGGTCGAGGCGACCCAGGGGCTGAGCGGACTGGCGGGCTGCGATCTCGTCCTCGTACCCGGCCGGGTCGATCCGCACGCCGAGGTACCCGCGGCGGCCGTCGCCGCGCTGCGCGGGGCGCATCGGGCGGGAATCACGGTGGCGTCGCTGTGTTCCGGGGCGTTCACCCTCGCCGCGGCCGGGCTGCTCGACGGCCGGTCCGTCACCACGCACTGGCGATTGCTGGACGACCTCGAAGCGGCCGCTCCCGACGCCGTCGTCCAGCGGGACGTCCTGTTCACCGACGAGGGTGGCGTGCTGACCTCCGCCGGCGTGGTCGGCGGGCTGGACCTTTGCCTGCACCTGGTGCGCCGCGAGCACGGCGCCGAGATCGCCGCCGCCCTCGCCCGCCGTCTGGTGATGCCACCGGCACGGGAAGGCGGCCAGCGGCAGTATGTCGACAACCCGTTGCCGCCCAAACCGTCCCGGCCGAGTGTTTCGTCCACAATGGACTGGGCACTGGCGCGGATCGCCGATGACATCGGCGTCGACGACCTCGTCGTTCACGCCGGGCTGAGCGAGCGGACCTTCCACCGCGAGTTCGCGGCGGCCACCGGGGTGACGCCGGGGCGCTGGCTGCGCGCGCAGCGGGTGCGGCTCGCACGGCGGCTGCTGGAGACCACCGACCTCCCGGTCGAGCGGGTCGCGCGGCGGTCCGGCCTCGGCACCGCTGCCAACCTGCGGCGACGGCTACGGGCCGACGTCGGTGTCGGTCCCGATTCGTATCGCCGGACGTTCCGGTCGGTTACCGTCGAAGCATGGCCGGGTACGAGCACATCCTCGTGA
- a CDS encoding enoyl-CoA hydratase-related protein, with product MAGYEHILVKRDGDTVTITMNRAARRNSLSADHLAELLAAFREAGESDATGIVLAGAGPVFSAGHDFGDVAARDLMAVRELLRLCTDLMGTMQSVPQVVVARVHGLATAAGCQLVASCDLAVAAESAGFALPGGKGGWFCHTPAVPVARAIGRKRLMELALTGDVVDAATALDWGLVNRVVPDDALDEAVAALLGRATRGSRASKAMGKQTLYAQLDRPEADAYALALEVMASASQLPGAREGMAAFLEKRSPVWPD from the coding sequence ATGGCCGGGTACGAGCACATCCTCGTGAAGCGGGACGGTGACACCGTCACGATCACCATGAACCGCGCCGCGCGGCGCAACTCGCTGTCGGCGGACCACCTCGCCGAGCTGCTCGCGGCGTTCCGCGAGGCCGGCGAGAGCGACGCCACCGGGATCGTCCTGGCGGGCGCCGGGCCGGTGTTCTCGGCGGGACACGACTTCGGCGACGTCGCCGCGCGCGACCTGATGGCCGTGCGTGAGCTGCTGCGCCTGTGCACGGACCTGATGGGCACGATGCAGTCGGTGCCGCAAGTCGTCGTCGCGCGAGTGCACGGGCTCGCGACCGCGGCGGGTTGCCAGCTGGTGGCCTCGTGCGACCTCGCCGTCGCCGCCGAATCCGCCGGATTCGCGCTGCCCGGCGGCAAGGGCGGCTGGTTCTGCCACACCCCCGCGGTGCCGGTGGCGCGCGCGATCGGCCGGAAACGGCTGATGGAACTGGCGCTCACCGGCGACGTCGTCGACGCCGCGACCGCGCTGGACTGGGGCCTGGTGAACCGTGTGGTCCCGGACGATGCGCTGGACGAGGCCGTCGCCGCACTGCTCGGGCGGGCGACGCGGGGAAGCCGGGCGAGCAAGGCGATGGGCAAGCAGACCCTCTACGCGCAGCTGGACCGGCCCGAGGCCGACGCCTACGCGCTGGCGCTGGAGGTGATGGCCTCGGCTTCGCAGCTACCAGGGGCGCGTGAGGGAATGGCGGCCTTTCTGGAGAAGCGTTCGCCGGTGTGGCCTGACTGA
- a CDS encoding protein meaA, which yields MPYPTDRERDRPWVMRTYAGHSSAAASNELYRRNLAKGQTGLSVAFDLPTQTGYDPDHQLSKGEVGKVGVPVSHIGDMRRLFDGIPLAEANTSMTINAPAMWLLALYVSVAREQAEAEGRDVDEVLAKLTGTTQNDIIKEYLSRGTYIFPPGPSLRLITDMIAWTVHHVPKWNPINICSYHLQEAGATPTQEVAYALCTAIAVLDAVRDSGQVEQSDMAKVVARISFFVNAGVRFVEEMSKMRAFTALWDEITRDRYGVTDSKARRLRYGVQVNSLGLTEAQPENNVQRIVLEMLAVSLSRGARARAIQLPAWNEALGLPRPWDQQWALRMQQVLAFETDLLEYEDIFDGSHVIQAKVDEIMAGAREEIARVQDLGGAVAAVESGYMKSQLVASLAEYRRGMENGERILVGVNKFETTEPSPLQAEGAKAIETIDPAVEKQAVTAIEEWRAHRDSAAAESALEKLKTVAKTSENLFEATIECARAGVTTGEWSGALREVFGEYRAPTGVSASAAAGEGNEELRRVRDRVKATNTELGERLRILVGKPGLDGHSNGAEQVAVRARDVGFEVVYQGIRLTPEQIVAAAVQEGVHVVGLSVLSGSHLEVVPQVVDGLRAAGAGDVPVIVGGIIPPDDEKLLLERGIAKVFTPKDYELTDIMDGIVGLVRERHGLGTERHR from the coding sequence TCGTGAACGGGACCGCCCCTGGGTGATGCGGACCTACGCGGGCCACTCGTCCGCGGCCGCGTCCAACGAGCTGTATCGCCGCAACCTCGCGAAGGGGCAGACCGGTCTCTCGGTCGCCTTCGATCTGCCGACGCAGACCGGCTACGACCCGGACCACCAGCTGTCCAAGGGCGAGGTCGGCAAGGTCGGCGTCCCGGTCTCGCATATCGGCGACATGCGGCGCCTGTTCGACGGCATCCCGCTCGCCGAGGCCAACACGTCGATGACGATCAACGCGCCGGCCATGTGGCTGCTGGCGCTCTACGTCTCCGTGGCGCGCGAGCAGGCCGAAGCCGAGGGCCGTGACGTGGACGAGGTGCTGGCCAAGCTCACCGGCACGACGCAGAACGACATCATCAAGGAATACCTCTCCCGTGGCACCTACATCTTCCCGCCGGGCCCGAGTCTCCGCCTGATCACCGACATGATCGCGTGGACCGTGCACCACGTGCCGAAGTGGAATCCGATCAACATCTGCAGTTATCACCTGCAGGAGGCCGGCGCGACGCCGACGCAAGAGGTCGCGTACGCGTTGTGCACCGCCATCGCCGTCCTCGACGCGGTGCGGGATTCCGGGCAGGTCGAGCAGTCCGACATGGCCAAGGTGGTCGCGCGGATCTCGTTCTTCGTCAACGCCGGTGTGCGGTTCGTCGAAGAGATGTCGAAGATGCGCGCGTTCACCGCGCTGTGGGACGAAATCACCCGTGATCGGTACGGCGTCACGGATTCGAAGGCGCGCCGGTTGCGTTACGGCGTGCAGGTCAACTCGCTGGGACTGACCGAGGCGCAGCCGGAGAACAACGTCCAGCGCATCGTGCTGGAGATGCTCGCGGTCTCGCTTTCCCGCGGTGCGAGGGCCCGCGCGATCCAGTTGCCCGCGTGGAACGAGGCACTCGGCCTGCCCCGGCCGTGGGATCAGCAGTGGGCGCTGCGGATGCAGCAGGTGCTGGCGTTCGAGACCGATCTGCTGGAGTACGAGGACATCTTCGACGGCTCGCACGTCATCCAGGCCAAGGTCGACGAGATCATGGCGGGCGCGCGCGAAGAGATCGCGCGGGTGCAGGATCTCGGCGGTGCGGTCGCCGCTGTCGAAAGCGGTTACATGAAGTCGCAACTCGTCGCCTCGCTCGCGGAATACCGGCGCGGTATGGAGAACGGCGAGCGGATCCTGGTCGGGGTCAACAAGTTCGAGACCACGGAGCCTTCCCCGTTGCAGGCCGAAGGCGCCAAGGCGATCGAAACGATCGACCCGGCCGTCGAGAAACAGGCCGTCACGGCGATCGAGGAATGGCGGGCGCACCGCGACAGCGCGGCCGCCGAGTCGGCGCTGGAGAAGCTGAAGACCGTCGCGAAGACATCGGAAAACCTGTTCGAGGCGACGATCGAGTGCGCCCGCGCCGGTGTCACCACCGGGGAATGGTCGGGGGCGTTGCGCGAAGTGTTCGGTGAATACCGTGCCCCTACCGGGGTTTCCGCCTCGGCGGCCGCGGGTGAGGGCAACGAGGAACTCCGCCGCGTCCGCGACAGGGTCAAGGCGACGAACACCGAACTCGGTGAGCGGCTGCGGATCCTGGTCGGCAAACCCGGCCTGGACGGGCATTCGAACGGCGCCGAACAGGTGGCCGTCCGGGCGCGTGACGTCGGTTTCGAGGTGGTGTACCAGGGCATCCGGCTCACGCCGGAGCAGATCGTCGCGGCCGCCGTCCAGGAGGGCGTGCACGTGGTCGGGCTTTCGGTGCTTTCCGGTTCGCATCTCGAGGTCGTGCCACAGGTCGTGGACGGTTTGCGGGCCGCGGGCGCGGGCGACGTCCCGGTCATCGTCGGCGGCATCATCCCGCCCGACGACGAGAAGCTCCTGCTGGAGCGGGGGATCGCGAAGGTGTTCACGCCGAAGGACTACGAACTCACCGACATCATGGACGGAATTGTCGGATTGGTGCGGGAGCGCCACGGTCTGGGCACTGAACGTCACCGTTGA
- the ehuC gene encoding ectoine/hydroxyectoine ABC transporter permease subunit EhuC has protein sequence MSSSVSHIITSVLSGLPATVTATLGGIALTVVLSLAAGLALRSPSRLVRGISRVYVEIFRGTSEVVQLFWLYFVLPVLVGFQLVPMFAGILVLGLNHGAYGAEIVRGAVNSVPRAQFEGAIALNLTPAQRMRRVILPQAFVEMLPPFNNLFIQLLKSTALLSFIAVPEMARQGELLRPVFGAEIGWIYGTELVLYLLIALLITSGMRALERAAARRLGKVPSKMTAVAGGV, from the coding sequence ATGTCGTCGTCGGTGTCGCACATCATCACGTCCGTCCTCAGTGGACTGCCCGCGACCGTCACCGCCACCCTCGGCGGGATCGCACTCACCGTGGTGCTCTCGCTGGCCGCCGGGCTCGCGCTGAGATCGCCGTCCCGGCTCGTGCGGGGAATTTCACGGGTGTACGTGGAGATCTTCCGTGGAACGTCGGAGGTCGTCCAGCTTTTCTGGCTGTATTTCGTCCTGCCCGTGCTGGTCGGTTTCCAACTGGTCCCGATGTTCGCCGGGATTCTCGTGCTCGGGCTCAATCACGGCGCGTACGGCGCCGAAATCGTGCGCGGCGCGGTGAATTCGGTCCCGCGGGCTCAGTTCGAAGGAGCCATCGCGCTCAACCTGACGCCCGCTCAGCGGATGCGGCGGGTGATTCTCCCGCAGGCGTTCGTGGAAATGCTGCCGCCGTTCAACAACCTGTTCATCCAGTTGCTGAAGAGCACCGCGCTGCTGTCGTTCATCGCCGTGCCGGAGATGGCGCGGCAAGGTGAACTGCTGCGGCCGGTGTTCGGCGCCGAGATCGGCTGGATCTACGGCACCGAACTCGTGCTCTACCTGCTCATCGCCTTGTTGATCACCAGCGGGATGCGGGCGCTGGAGCGGGCCGCGGCGCGGCGTCTCGGCAAGGTGCCGTCGAAGATGACGGCCGTGGCGGGGGGTGTCTGA
- a CDS encoding cysteine hydrolase family protein, translated as MTTGNKALLVIDVQRGFDEPVWGPRDNPGAEANIKALVAAYQERGLPIVLVHHDSVQPGSSLRPGQEGNHFKPELDGVRADLVFGKKVNSAFHGDIDLDGWLKTRGITSFVLAGIQTNFCCETTARVGGNLGYDVTFALDATFTFDLAGPDGSVLTAGELSKATATNLHGGGFATVTSTKEILGSL; from the coding sequence ATGACCACTGGAAACAAGGCCCTGCTCGTGATCGACGTCCAGCGTGGCTTCGACGAGCCCGTCTGGGGCCCGCGCGACAATCCCGGCGCGGAGGCCAACATCAAGGCGCTCGTGGCCGCGTACCAGGAGCGCGGGCTGCCGATCGTGCTGGTGCACCACGATTCCGTGCAACCCGGCTCGTCACTGCGACCTGGCCAGGAGGGCAATCACTTCAAACCCGAACTCGACGGTGTGCGCGCGGATCTGGTGTTCGGCAAGAAGGTCAACTCGGCCTTCCACGGCGACATCGATCTCGACGGCTGGCTCAAGACCCGCGGCATCACTTCGTTCGTGCTCGCCGGTATCCAGACGAACTTCTGCTGCGAGACCACCGCGCGCGTCGGCGGGAACCTCGGCTACGACGTGACTTTCGCGCTCGACGCCACCTTCACCTTCGACCTCGCCGGGCCGGACGGCAGCGTCCTGACCGCCGGCGAGCTGTCCAAGGCGACCGCGACGAACCTGCACGGCGGCGGGTTCGCCACGGTCACCTCGACGAAAGAGATCCTCGGGAGCCTTTGA
- the ehuA gene encoding ectoine/hydroxyectoine ABC transporter ATP-binding protein EhuA has protein sequence MIRFSRVVKSYGDHVVLRDLDFTVAPGEFVSLIGPSGSGKTTILRLLMTLEKVDGGTIEVCGDYLSHTKRGEKLVPADEKYLRQARKRIGMVFQQFNLFPNMNVLRNITEAPIHSLGVTRDEAEARAVELLDMVGLADKRDAHPTQLSGGQQQRVAIARALAMRPDVLLLDEVTSALDPELVADVLRVLREIAASTDITILCVTHEMQFARDVSDRVMMFDQGQVLEDATPDKLFNDPDHDRTRRFLKAVIDRA, from the coding sequence ATGATCCGGTTCTCGCGGGTGGTCAAGTCCTACGGTGACCACGTGGTGCTGCGGGACCTCGATTTCACCGTCGCGCCAGGGGAATTCGTCTCGCTGATCGGGCCGAGCGGGTCCGGCAAGACGACGATCCTGCGCTTGCTGATGACCCTGGAGAAGGTCGACGGCGGCACCATCGAGGTCTGCGGCGATTACCTGAGCCACACGAAGCGCGGTGAAAAACTGGTGCCCGCGGACGAGAAGTACCTGCGGCAGGCGCGCAAGCGGATCGGGATGGTGTTCCAGCAGTTCAACCTGTTCCCCAACATGAACGTACTGCGCAACATCACCGAAGCACCGATCCACTCGCTCGGCGTCACCAGGGACGAAGCCGAGGCGCGGGCCGTCGAACTGCTGGATATGGTGGGGCTCGCGGACAAGAGGGACGCGCACCCCACACAGCTGTCCGGCGGCCAGCAGCAGCGCGTCGCGATCGCCCGCGCGCTCGCCATGCGGCCGGACGTGCTGCTGCTGGACGAGGTGACCTCCGCACTCGACCCGGAACTGGTCGCCGACGTCCTGCGCGTGCTGCGCGAGATCGCGGCGTCCACCGACATCACGATCCTCTGTGTCACGCACGAAATGCAGTTCGCGCGGGACGTCTCGGATCGGGTGATGATGTTCGACCAGGGACAGGTGCTGGAGGACGCCACCCCGGACAAGCTGTTCAACGATCCGGACCACGACCGGACGCGGCGGTTCCTCAAGGCGGTCATCGACCGGGCCTGA
- a CDS encoding NUDIX hydrolase: MDPVQRVSSREVYRNNWMTVREDAVRRLDGSEGIYAVVDKPLCAVVIPFDGARFHLVEQFRYPLGLRRWEFPMGTAPGRADVPPLELAARELREETGLIAGSWTDLGMTDVAPGLTSQRGHVFLATDLTQGEAQREVEEQDMRTAWFDLDEFEKMIATGDITDAQTLAAYMVLLMRERAL; this comes from the coding sequence ATGGACCCCGTTCAGCGTGTCAGCTCGCGTGAGGTGTACCGGAACAACTGGATGACCGTGCGCGAGGACGCCGTCCGGCGGCTCGATGGTTCCGAAGGGATCTACGCCGTCGTCGACAAACCCCTCTGCGCCGTGGTCATCCCGTTCGACGGCGCCCGGTTCCACCTGGTCGAGCAGTTCCGCTATCCACTCGGGCTGCGGCGCTGGGAGTTCCCCATGGGCACCGCGCCCGGCCGGGCCGACGTCCCGCCGCTCGAACTCGCCGCCCGCGAGTTGCGCGAGGAGACCGGATTGATCGCGGGTTCGTGGACCGACCTCGGCATGACCGACGTCGCCCCCGGCTTGACGAGCCAGCGCGGGCACGTGTTCCTGGCCACCGACCTCACGCAGGGGGAAGCCCAGCGCGAGGTCGAGGAGCAGGACATGCGGACGGCTTGGTTCGACCTGGACGAGTTCGAGAAGATGATCGCCACCGGTGACATCACCGACGCGCAGACGCTGGCCGCCTACATGGTGCTGCTCATGCGCGAACGCGCGCTCTGA